Part of the Nocardioides perillae genome is shown below.
GTCGTGGCCAACGCACCGCAGAACGGCTGGGATCCCTGGCGCTGGAGGGTCGCGGACCACGTGCTGCTCGAGGAGCCCAGCGGCGCAGACCGTCAGCGGTACGCCGTCGACGGGGTCGAGGCGGACATCATCAACACCTGGAACGAGCTGCTCGCGCTCCTCGGACCAGACGTGAGGCTGCCGGGGTTCCCGATGTGGGAGCCGATGTGGCGGGTGCGTCGTCCAGCCCTGCGCGCACTACCGCCGTGGAAGCAGGAGTTCGTCAAGGCGAACCACCAGTTCTACCTGGACAACCGCGGCCCCATCGACGAGTGGCGTCGTGCTCGTCGCCGGCTGCCGATCGCGCGGTTCCCCATGAGCCGCCGCAAGCTGGAGTGGCAGGCACAGGACGGTGAGCGTGACCTCTGGCAGCACCTCGTGCAGATGCGGCCGTCAGGCATCAGGGTGAAGCGGGCGACATGGACGCCGGCGCTGGTGGCCATGAACCAGACGCCGATCTACGGTCCTGGCCGACGTCGCCTCACGCCGCTGGAGACCGCGCGGTTGCAAGGGTTCGACCCCAGCACGTTCTCCTTCGGGGGGCAGGCCGAGTCCCTTAGCTACAAGCAGATGGGGAACGCCGTCAACGTCGGGGCGGCGGCGTACGTCTTCCGACGTTTCGTCGAGGCGAATGCAGCGGACATCGCGGCGCACGGTCCCTGCGGCAGGTCGGTGGTGGAGACCGTCCTGGACCACGTTCCGCCGGCGGTGGAGGGTGCCGCTTAGAACCCGAAGGTCGCGTCGATGATCTCGCGCAGCCGCAGGGCCGCGGCCCGGTCGAGCTGGATCGTCTGGCTTACCTTGGGATGGCTCACCCGGGTGTCGGACCCGTAGGTGCTGAGCTGGAGCAGGCGGGCTCCGCCGGGCGTGCTGAGGACCTGCCAGCCGCAGTCGACCTCGGTGGGGTGAGGCCTGCTGTCGCCGTTCATCTCGGAGAGGTCTCGCACGCGTGCCATGCCGGCGACACTAGTGGCTGGGTCAGGTGTCCGTCCGTCGTTCGAGAGCGGCGCGCCACGCGCGTTCGACGAGGTCAGCCGCGTCCTCTGGTGGAACGTGCTCCCAGATGCGGAGCGCCCGCCAACCCTCCGCAGTGAGCTGCGCGTCGGTGTCCCGGTCGCGCTCCTGGTTCCGCCTGATCTTCCAGTCCCACCATTCTGCATTCGAGCGCGGCCTGTGGTGGTGCTGGGGGCACCCGTGCCAGAAGCACCCGTCCACGTAGACAGCCAGCCTGGCCCGGGTGAAGGCGATGTCGATCGTCCGGCGCCGGTTGCCAGGCACCTTCACCTGCACCCGGAAGCGCAGTCCTCGACGGTGCAGCTCGCGGCGCAGCAGCAGCTCGGGGGCGGTGTCGCGGCGCGCGAGCGTCGACATCTTTTTTGATAGCGCCCCACCGGGGCTGACCCGTCCGGGTTCGTCCGAGCGGGCCGACATGAGGACGAGTCTCGCAAATGGTCGCTCGCTGAGCGCTTCGGAACGTAGGGTCGAGGTGCACAAAGCTGCAAGCTCGGGAGGAGTGGCGTGGCAGACAGCGAGATCAGCATCCGTCCTGGAGTGGCGATGCTGGGCTTGTTCCCCCACATGAAGTACCAGCCCTGGTACGCCTTGGGTGAGCTGGTCGACAACGCCATCCAGAGCCACCTGGCCAACAAGGAGGCTCTGCTCGAGGTCGACCCGGACCACCGGCTCGTGGTGAGCATCGAGTTCGAAAGGGCCGACGGAGGATCCATCACCGTCACGGACAACGCCGCGGGCATCGATGCTCGGAACTGGGAGCGCGCCTTCCGCGTGGCGGAGCCACCCGCCGACGC
Proteins encoded:
- the dcm gene encoding DNA (cytosine-5-)-methyltransferase, with the translated sequence MLVFDFVDLFAGVGGFHAALSSVGGRAVQASEIDPKPAAVYESNWGLRPDGDVRALAADAGRLVKDHAVLTGGFPCQPFSKSGRQLGVAEDRGTLFHDIIRILQAKTPPVVMLENVRNIAGPRQREAWHGVVDGLRSAGYRVSSTPCVFSPHLLAPDDGGAAQLRERVYIMGVHVGRERALLETAVAPVVANAPQNGWDPWRWRVADHVLLEEPSGADRQRYAVDGVEADIINTWNELLALLGPDVRLPGFPMWEPMWRVRRPALRALPPWKQEFVKANHQFYLDNRGPIDEWRRARRRLPIARFPMSRRKLEWQAQDGERDLWQHLVQMRPSGIRVKRATWTPALVAMNQTPIYGPGRRRLTPLETARLQGFDPSTFSFGGQAESLSYKQMGNAVNVGAAAYVFRRFVEANAADIAAHGPCGRSVVETVLDHVPPAVEGAA
- the vsr gene encoding DNA mismatch endonuclease Vsr, which encodes MSARSDEPGRVSPGGALSKKMSTLARRDTAPELLLRRELHRRGLRFRVQVKVPGNRRRTIDIAFTRARLAVYVDGCFWHGCPQHHHRPRSNAEWWDWKIRRNQERDRDTDAQLTAEGWRALRIWEHVPPEDAADLVERAWRAALERRTDT